Proteins encoded together in one Verrucomicrobiota bacterium window:
- a CDS encoding Ig-like domain-containing protein, which translates to MKLKIILAVLLSVFVTMEALAQQVDTVIGSGLWEPMSAVVGPDQNIYVANSASNRIVKYIPGSAVMTTLAGSAAGLQGYDNRNNGFQATFYSPEYIIYALGGFVVSDNGNNCLRFVSTNGAVTTLAGITNDPVTVASKPANHLAITNTAMLTYLNAPSGLAVDNDTNIFIADSGHGAIRVLMVDGNIKTLATGLFRPSAVAVGNNGDIWVADTLNNVIRVIHTTGTGTNITTTSVDLIAGQVGISGANDSEYATNATFSAPSGLLWMGGVTGLLVSDKKNNTIRQVVWDANLGAYSVRTLAGAAGQSGLVNGALTAARFSSPSGLSKDTLNGGVLVADRANNAIRRIQMMAAQPPAPAPTIGFVRYTAAGKIILFTFTSVVLNNDDDEIIAIQKQADVNAYYTVGPTPSDPFDTTSIPDPAPPAIGTPAPDLDVDASTAPSPLLRPPPYPDVILKARCVSVGRLPSAVVQARIIFQVAAPTIIGDNAAYFTVTNQTAGAQIFYTVNGQEPVFGETTNNFYLRDIRQALTLNMGTNQSLTFKIRGFKRVSLAATNDIYLPSDIVTKTFDATRASGNQISFGFASGEASSVFIGAPGQLFQVPVTLSLAGTPAVYSLGFDLAITNANGSTPAVSSNLNFNSCLLEKVIINGAERYRTIVPQFVLHDVALNPTGYNSNLLAVAWLETRTFTNLYNTFQQDLITYSGARINLFEKKDGKIILGSFTFQIPTNALSTAAYQIQVLNASASSDWNTGFDIIAPTNGALHEGVINSVKEITMGIQDYIVGDISNFRWFNAGDFGDRRLTMDDVHQTFMAAMNPPGHNLNRPVPGSDFFDAMDSSNGHVNPAALAATNIVIDGILTGDGFIDVDDIYVTLRRSLDPNVGWVARFWSNGIRQSILVSNALVKPTFPTNAFAKMPQHAPQQTLQLTGNESVEVVAGDSVAGGATVSIPIYVVVNGVLPVRHIMMNALVKPFSGTPELSQPPQFQFAATGLLAPAMYEYTDASGYGAVWVDAANSVPGLAAGTNLLGTLVVTLPTGFPADGGYSVSFEHFSASPNGIGLFPKTMQKGHINPQNYKAPCDYTLSANQTNLSYNAQTGSVIVTTTSGCSWVAVVDPTCTNWVTITAGASGTNSDTVAYSVASNGGPSRRGLIYVEGTNYVIFQAASPAPSITSQPANLTVWQNDTASFSVTATGAAPLAYQWHWQGTSGSGSSPNWTNQTLVFTNTSLGYAGSVWVVVTNAYGVVTSAVASLIVTPLPPPAITSQPTNLTIWQGDTANFNVAVTGAGPLTYQWYWQGTGGIGTSTNWTNATLVINNVPLNYAGSLWALVSNPYGAVTSAVATLTVNPIPPPIITSQPTNVTVWQGETAHFSVVATGAAPLTYQWYWRSASGGGNLPVSTNQIYAPTNVSSGYNGSLWAVVYNAYGSVTSSVVTLLVMSDTQGPLITINGYTNMQTVTRSDITLSGTVTDTGRGDHGVYMVEVSASIGYYLFTNLNVTGSNTFLLNCHETLMPGTNSIRVKAWDTLGNATSDTINIVLKSAENSRPTMFIKSPANGARVSTNLVTVSGTANDAGGVGDVWYLINGKYPLTLATGTTNWSLQFGPMAGTNTVVVYVFDRSGNYNGLQFSIFNAITNVLTVTANGTGTVSPNLNGKKLEIGKFNSMTALPGKNWLFSNWVAQAGTGAVTVATIKPACTFQMVSNLTLTANFVTNLFIPRKGDYLGSFFPVTTNGGVDYANVDFTNSGAVKLSLTDKGTFTGQLLHQGTTYPFAGAFNLNGQTVCTVLRGKQAGLQVKLALETGAMGIKGAVGVTNGWESELLADQQWLTVKTNQFQGTYSLVNTNLGTLTVKVLPTGSTTVSGKLADKTVVSQSTGISTNGDLVVYQSLYSTKGMILGRILVSNLNTGNLHWQKLPDTKDKQGFSRDISVTVQR; encoded by the coding sequence CATTGGCTGGCAGTGCGGCAGGTTTGCAGGGATACGATAACCGCAACAATGGTTTCCAAGCCACCTTTTATTCGCCCGAGTATATCATTTATGCCTTGGGCGGCTTTGTCGTGTCTGATAACGGAAACAACTGTTTGCGCTTTGTTTCAACCAATGGCGCAGTGACGACACTGGCTGGCATCACCAATGACCCAGTAACCGTTGCCAGCAAACCAGCCAATCACCTCGCCATAACCAATACGGCCATGCTGACGTATTTGAATGCGCCATCGGGCTTGGCGGTGGATAACGATACCAATATCTTTATTGCCGACTCAGGCCATGGGGCGATTCGCGTGCTGATGGTGGACGGGAACATTAAAACTTTGGCGACGGGTTTATTCCGCCCGAGCGCGGTGGCGGTCGGCAACAATGGTGATATCTGGGTGGCCGACACCTTGAATAACGTGATTCGTGTCATTCATACCACGGGCACCGGCACCAATATCACCACCACAAGTGTTGATCTGATCGCCGGTCAGGTGGGAATTTCCGGTGCCAATGATTCAGAGTATGCCACCAATGCCACCTTTAGTGCTCCCAGTGGTTTATTGTGGATGGGAGGGGTCACGGGACTTCTGGTGAGTGATAAGAAGAATAACACAATTCGGCAAGTGGTGTGGGATGCCAATCTGGGTGCGTACTCGGTTCGCACCTTGGCTGGGGCGGCGGGACAATCCGGTTTGGTCAATGGTGCCTTGACCGCCGCTCGGTTCAGCTCGCCATCCGGGCTTTCCAAGGACACTCTGAATGGCGGCGTACTGGTCGCGGATCGAGCCAATAATGCGATTCGACGCATTCAAATGATGGCTGCACAGCCGCCCGCTCCGGCTCCGACCATCGGATTTGTGCGTTATACTGCCGCCGGAAAAATTATTTTATTCACCTTCACCAGCGTCGTTTTGAACAATGATGATGATGAAATTATTGCCATCCAGAAGCAAGCGGATGTGAACGCCTATTACACCGTTGGCCCGACGCCTTCGGATCCCTTTGACACCACCAGTATTCCAGACCCCGCCCCGCCGGCAATTGGCACACCGGCTCCGGATTTGGATGTTGATGCCTCGACGGCACCCTCTCCCTTGCTGCGCCCGCCTCCCTATCCGGATGTGATCCTGAAAGCCCGATGCGTCTCCGTGGGCCGTCTGCCCAGTGCGGTGGTGCAAGCTCGTATCATATTCCAAGTGGCCGCCCCCACCATTATTGGTGATAACGCCGCCTATTTTACTGTGACTAATCAGACCGCTGGTGCTCAGATCTTTTACACGGTGAATGGACAGGAACCGGTGTTTGGCGAAACAACGAATAACTTCTACCTGCGTGATATCAGGCAAGCCCTTACGTTAAACATGGGGACCAATCAATCGCTTACCTTTAAAATTCGCGGGTTTAAACGGGTATCGCTGGCCGCCACGAACGATATTTACCTGCCCAGCGACATTGTGACCAAGACCTTTGATGCCACCCGTGCTTCCGGTAATCAAATCAGTTTTGGTTTTGCCTCCGGCGAGGCCTCAAGCGTCTTTATTGGAGCGCCGGGACAGTTATTCCAAGTTCCTGTGACGCTATCGCTGGCTGGCACCCCCGCCGTTTACTCGCTTGGGTTTGATCTGGCCATCACCAATGCGAACGGGAGTACTCCCGCTGTGAGTTCCAACCTGAACTTCAATTCCTGTTTGCTTGAGAAGGTTATCATCAATGGCGCTGAACGTTATCGCACCATTGTTCCTCAATTCGTTCTGCACGACGTCGCGCTCAATCCGACCGGTTATAATTCAAATCTGTTGGCTGTGGCTTGGTTGGAAACGCGCACTTTCACCAACTTGTACAACACCTTTCAACAGGATTTGATTACCTATTCAGGAGCGCGTATCAATTTGTTTGAAAAGAAAGATGGTAAAATCATATTGGGCAGTTTCACGTTTCAAATTCCCACGAATGCTCTTTCTACTGCTGCCTATCAAATTCAGGTTCTCAATGCCTCTGCTTCATCCGATTGGAATACCGGGTTCGACATCATCGCTCCCACCAACGGTGCGCTCCACGAGGGGGTCATTAATTCGGTCAAAGAGATTACAATGGGTATCCAGGACTATATCGTGGGGGACATTTCGAATTTCCGGTGGTTTAATGCGGGGGATTTTGGTGATCGGCGATTGACCATGGATGATGTCCATCAAACCTTTATGGCGGCGATGAATCCGCCCGGGCATAATCTGAATCGGCCGGTGCCCGGTAGTGATTTTTTTGATGCGATGGATTCTTCCAATGGACATGTTAATCCTGCGGCGCTCGCCGCAACGAATATCGTAATTGACGGCATACTGACTGGCGATGGTTTCATTGATGTGGATGATATTTACGTTACTTTGCGCCGGTCTCTGGACCCCAATGTCGGTTGGGTGGCGCGTTTTTGGAGCAACGGAATCCGGCAATCTATTCTAGTATCCAATGCCTTGGTGAAGCCTACTTTTCCCACCAATGCTTTTGCCAAAATGCCACAACATGCGCCGCAACAGACCCTGCAACTTACGGGGAATGAATCAGTGGAAGTCGTGGCAGGTGATTCCGTGGCGGGTGGCGCCACGGTATCCATTCCAATCTATGTGGTGGTCAATGGAGTATTGCCGGTGCGCCATATTATGATGAATGCGTTAGTCAAACCATTCAGCGGCACTCCCGAGTTGTCCCAGCCGCCTCAATTCCAATTTGCCGCCACTGGATTATTGGCTCCTGCTATGTATGAATATACGGATGCGTCAGGTTATGGCGCGGTATGGGTGGATGCCGCCAATTCCGTGCCTGGTCTGGCGGCAGGGACCAACCTCTTGGGGACCTTGGTGGTGACGTTGCCGACGGGTTTCCCGGCGGACGGTGGTTATTCTGTGAGTTTTGAGCACTTTTCCGCTTCTCCCAATGGTATCGGCCTGTTTCCAAAGACCATGCAGAAGGGGCATATCAACCCGCAAAATTATAAAGCACCTTGCGATTACACGCTCAGTGCCAATCAAACAAACCTTTCCTATAACGCGCAGACTGGCAGTGTTATCGTGACGACTACAAGCGGTTGCAGTTGGGTGGCAGTCGTTGACCCGACCTGCACGAATTGGGTGACCATTACCGCTGGGGCGAGTGGAACGAATAGTGATACCGTTGCCTATTCTGTCGCCTCTAATGGCGGCCCATCAAGAAGGGGCCTGATCTATGTCGAGGGAACGAATTATGTGATTTTCCAGGCTGCTAGTCCAGCGCCTTCCATCACCAGCCAGCCGGCCAATCTTACTGTCTGGCAGAACGATACCGCCAGCTTCAGCGTTACGGCAACCGGTGCGGCACCGCTGGCTTATCAATGGCACTGGCAGGGTACGAGTGGCAGTGGTAGTTCGCCCAATTGGACCAATCAGACGTTGGTTTTCACCAATACCTCCCTGGGTTATGCTGGCAGTGTGTGGGTTGTCGTTACCAATGCTTACGGAGTGGTGACCAGCGCGGTGGCGTCCTTGATCGTAACGCCATTGCCGCCGCCCGCCATCACCAGCCAACCGACCAACCTCACCATCTGGCAGGGCGATACTGCCAACTTCAACGTTGCGGTAACGGGTGCCGGGCCGCTGACCTATCAATGGTACTGGCAGGGTACGGGCGGCATTGGGACTTCGACCAATTGGACTAATGCGACGTTGGTTATTAACAACGTTCCCCTGAATTACGCTGGTAGTTTGTGGGCTTTGGTTTCCAATCCTTATGGGGCAGTGACCAGCGCGGTGGCGACCTTGACGGTTAATCCCATACCGCCTCCGATTATCACCAGCCAGCCGACCAATGTTACTGTGTGGCAGGGAGAGACTGCCCACTTTAGCGTGGTGGCAACGGGAGCTGCGCCGCTGACTTATCAATGGTATTGGCGCAGTGCTTCCGGTGGCGGGAATTTGCCGGTTTCAACCAATCAGATATATGCCCCTACCAATGTCAGTTCAGGTTACAATGGCAGTTTGTGGGCGGTGGTTTACAATGCTTACGGATCGGTGACCAGCTCGGTGGTGACCCTGTTGGTAATGTCAGACACCCAAGGTCCTTTGATTACCATCAATGGTTATACCAACATGCAAACAGTGACCCGGAGCGATATTACGTTGTCCGGTACGGTCACGGATACCGGGCGGGGTGATCATGGCGTGTATATGGTTGAAGTGTCCGCCAGTATTGGCTATTACCTGTTTACCAATTTGAATGTAACTGGAAGTAACACGTTCCTTTTGAATTGCCATGAAACCCTCATGCCAGGGACGAATTCCATCAGGGTAAAAGCTTGGGACACCCTTGGTAATGCAACAAGCGACACGATAAATATTGTACTAAAATCGGCTGAAAACAGCAGACCAACCATGTTCATTAAATCGCCGGCAAATGGCGCGCGCGTTAGCACCAACTTGGTGACTGTCAGCGGGACTGCAAACGATGCTGGCGGAGTGGGTGATGTGTGGTACCTGATTAATGGCAAATATCCCTTGACTCTGGCCACTGGAACGACTAACTGGAGTTTGCAGTTCGGGCCGATGGCCGGCACAAATACTGTGGTTGTGTATGTGTTTGATCGCTCAGGTAATTACAATGGTCTGCAGTTTTCTATTTTCAATGCCATTACCAATGTCCTCACGGTAACCGCCAATGGGACTGGCACAGTTTCGCCAAATCTGAATGGTAAAAAATTGGAAATCGGAAAGTTTAATAGCATGACTGCTTTGCCCGGTAAAAACTGGCTCTTTTCAAATTGGGTTGCACAAGCGGGCACCGGAGCCGTAACGGTGGCAACCATCAAGCCGGCATGCACTTTCCAGATGGTCTCCAACCTGACGTTGACAGCTAATTTTGTGACCAATCTATTCATCCCGCGCAAGGGGGATTATCTGGGATCATTTTTCCCGGTTACCACCAATGGGGGGGTGGACTACGCCAATGTGGATTTCACTAATTCCGGCGCGGTGAAACTATCTTTAACGGATAAGGGGACGTTCACTGGGCAACTCCTGCATCAGGGAACAACCTATCCGTTCGCGGGTGCTTTTAATCTGAACGGACAAACTGTATGCACTGTTCTGCGTGGGAAACAAGCGGGGCTGCAAGTGAAATTGGCTTTAGAAACTGGTGCCATGGGAATAAAGGGTGCCGTTGGTGTGACGAACGGATGGGAGTCCGAACTGCTGGCCGATCAACAATGGCTGACCGTCAAAACTAATCAATTCCAAGGCACCTACTCACTGGTCAATACCAATCTCGGGACCTTGACGGTTAAAGTTCTGCCGACAGGAAGCACGACCGTAAGCGGGAAGTTAGCGGATAAAACAGTCGTAAGTCAGAGCACCGGGATTTCCACGAATGGCGATTTGGTTGTGTATCAATCGTTGTATAGCACTAAGGGAATGATCCTGGGACGGATCCTGGTTAGCAACTTAAACACCGGTAACCTGCATTGGCAGAAGTTGCCAGATACCAAGGATAAGCAAGGGTTCAGCAGGGATATTTCGGTCACGGTTCAGAGGTGA